A stretch of Carya illinoinensis cultivar Pawnee chromosome 14, C.illinoinensisPawnee_v1, whole genome shotgun sequence DNA encodes these proteins:
- the LOC122294695 gene encoding F-box protein At5g49610-like, with translation MVLEILARLPLKSLLSFRRVCKSWNSIISSRYFFATHLKYGPRRGYYLLYQTMLAQIHEPSCTVVCDRTYDRISKLKLPFMHARIVGSCNGLLCVESLGDRGRLSLWNPSIARFKVLPAPCLLARGYSVTYGFTYVSEENDFKIVRISYSEFSTTLPQAQVYTLSSNSWRSIDDPIPLKPDVQIYNIGCNHLPCPFIAGALHWIVRSKGSCEDYGSGNKKILSFDLRDEKFGKMALPSSYLYYHDGWEYLGLFKGKLALFSFSNSRCGIWVMTDYGMAESWTLLRTVEFEPGVIDFRGCTDGGAVVIARMRREFSSISFIETHEEAPHRERILDGGHLLIFAAPFVESLALLDASHDKVNVDHQSLRHQMTKEAVIPNQ, from the coding sequence ATGGTGCTGGAGATCCTGGCAAGGTTACCACTCAAATCATTGCTGAGCTTCAGGCGCGTATGCAAATCCTGGAACTCCATCATCTCCAGTCGTTATTTCTTCGCCACCCACCTTAAATATGGTCCTCGTCGTGGTTATTATCTTCTATACCAGACTATGCTTGCTCAAATACATGAACCCTCATGTACAGTCGTCTGCGACCGGACCTATGACAGAATTTCCAAACTCAAACTGCCCTTCATGCATGCCAGAATAGTGGGTTCCTGCAACGGTCTTCTTTGTGTGGAGTCACTAGGAGACCGCGGGCGTTTGAGTTTGTGGAACCCCAGCATTGCAAGATTCAAGGTTTTGCCCGCTCCTTGCTTATTAGCTCGCGGCTATAGTGTTACATACGGATTTACGTATGTTTCTGAGGAAAACGACTTCAAGATTGTCAGGATTTCATACAGTGAGTTTTCAACTACGCTTCCTCAGGCTCAGGTTTACACATTAAGTTCGAATTCATGGAGAAGTATCGATGACCCTATCCCTCTGAAACCTGATGTTCAAATCTACAATATTGGTTGTAATCATTTACCCTGCCCATTCATTGCTGGAGCTTTGCATTGGATCGTGCGTAGTAAAGGAAGCTGTGAGGATTATGGGAGTggcaataaaaagattttgtcaTTTGATCTCAGGGATGAAAAATTCGGGAAGATGGCTCTGCCTAGCAGTTACTTGTACTACCACGATGGATGGGAATATCTTGGCTTGTTCAAGGGAAAGCTTGCTTTGTTCAGTTTTTCAAACAGCCGGTGTGGGATATGGGTGATGACAGATTATGGAATGGCTGAATCTTGGACTCTGCTTAGGACTGTGGAATTTGAGCCAGGCGTGATAGATTTCCGGGGCTGCACCGACGGTGGTGCCGTCGTGATTGCAAGGATGCGCCGAGAGTTTAGTTCTATAAGTTTTATTGAGACTCATGAGGAAGCTCCACATCGAGAGAGGATTCTTGATGGTGGACATCTTCTAATATTTGCAGCTCCTTTCGTGGAAAGCCTGGCTTTACTGGACGCATCGCATGACAAAGTCAATGTAGATCATCAATCTCTACGCCACCAAATGACCAAGGAGGCCGTAATCCCGAATCAATGA
- the LOC122294586 gene encoding putative pre-16S rRNA nuclease codes for MHFQPLQPFRAQSNFLCSPQFLAPTALSLFKLINAPTSLSLSPVKTHNSAPRIRAVSLDELPPNALRRKIDPKWRGGFSLGVDLGMSRTGVALSKGFSVRPVTVLEFRGQKLELELLDIALQEEADEFIIGLPKSCDGMETPQSNKVRSVAGRLAVRAAERGWRVYLQDEHGTTAEAADRMISMGINRSTRQGKIDAYAAMMLLERYFSLAGHGTELVLPKNLDLQEKLHRGPPKDIDFFPEEFEG; via the exons ATGCACTTTCAGCCGCTACAGCCTTTCCGAGCACAGAGCAATTTCCTATGTTCCCCGCAGTTTCTCGCTCCGACCgctctttctctttttaaacTCATAAACGCCCCTACTTCTCTCTCACTATCCCCAGTCAAGACCCATAATTCTGCACCCAGAATAAGGGCGGTTTCTCTGGACGAACTTCCCCCCAATGCCCTTCGCCGGAAGATTGACCCAAAATGGAGAGGTGGGTTCAGCCTAGGGGTAGACTTGGGAATGTCGCGCACCGGCGTCGCCCTCAGCAAAGGCTTTTCCGTCCGTCCTGTTACA GTTTTGGAATTTCGAGGACAAAAGCTTGAGCTTGAGCTTCTCGATATCGCTCTACAggag GAGGCTGATGAATTCATAATCGGGCTGCCCAAATCATGTGATGGGATGGAGACGCCTCAGTCAAACAAAGTACGTAGTGTAGCCGGAAGACTTGCTGTTCGGGCTGCTGAGag GGGTTGGAGAGTCTACCTGCAAGATGAACATGGGACAACTGCAGAAGCAGCAGATCGCATGATTTCCAT GGGCATTAACAGGTCTACGCGGCAAGGGAAAATTGATGCCTATGCTGCAATG ATGCTGCTGGAGAGATATTTTTCCCTGGCTGGCCACGGAACTGAACTTGTGCTGCCCAAGAATTTGGATTTGCAAGAAAAGCTCCATAGGGGCCCACCCAAAGACATTGATTTCTTTCCAGAAGAATTTGAAGGTTGA